Proteins encoded together in one Clostridiaceae bacterium window:
- a CDS encoding NAD(P)/FAD-dependent oxidoreductase — translation MYDVIIIGCGIVGTAAAYELSKYNCSVAVLEKENDVACGTTKANSAIIHSGYDTKPGTLMARLNVEGAKLAKELCRRLDVPYKQIGSLVLAFSQEDLSILKKLYDQGIRNGVQGLELLTAEQVKKMEPNISPDILGALYSPTGAIVTPWEYALAMAETAVRNGVDLYLNSGVYAIEKIGNGYKIATQSGEFHARYVLNAAGVHADKIHNMVAEPEFSIKPVKGEYYLLDKSEGTRVSHTIFQCPGKMGKGVLVSPTVHGNLIVGPNAENISDAEDVSTSSHGLSFVAEMALKSVPSINFRQAIRNFAGVRATSDIDDFIIAESKTAKGFINLAGIKSPGLTAAPAIARMAVELLQTSGLNFVKKEDFIDTRHQIRFNQLPIEEKRLLIEENPLYGRVICRCETITEGEIVDALHSPIPPRSLDGVKRRANAGMGRCQGGFCGPRVLEIIARELKLQPEKVLLDKEGTYILTGETKTGGGCNE, via the coding sequence ATGTATGATGTAATAATTATAGGTTGTGGAATTGTAGGAACAGCTGCAGCTTATGAATTATCAAAATACAATTGTTCAGTTGCAGTCCTTGAAAAGGAGAATGATGTTGCATGCGGAACTACAAAAGCAAATAGCGCAATTATCCACTCGGGATATGACACAAAACCAGGTACTTTAATGGCACGATTAAATGTTGAAGGGGCTAAACTGGCAAAAGAACTGTGTAGACGTCTGGATGTCCCCTATAAGCAAATCGGATCACTTGTCCTTGCTTTTTCACAGGAAGACTTATCCATATTGAAAAAGCTTTATGATCAAGGAATAAGAAATGGTGTACAAGGATTGGAATTGTTGACTGCAGAACAGGTAAAGAAAATGGAACCGAATATAAGTCCTGATATACTCGGGGCACTATATTCACCTACCGGTGCAATTGTCACTCCATGGGAATATGCTCTGGCTATGGCAGAGACAGCTGTGAGAAATGGAGTAGATTTGTATTTAAATAGTGGAGTATATGCTATTGAGAAAATTGGAAATGGTTACAAAATCGCAACACAATCAGGAGAATTCCATGCAAGATATGTTTTAAATGCAGCAGGTGTTCATGCAGACAAAATACACAATATGGTGGCAGAACCTGAGTTTTCAATTAAACCTGTTAAGGGAGAATACTACCTTCTTGATAAATCTGAGGGAACACGAGTGTCACATACTATATTTCAGTGCCCGGGTAAAATGGGTAAAGGAGTTTTAGTTTCACCTACAGTTCACGGCAATCTTATAGTAGGTCCCAATGCTGAGAATATTTCTGATGCTGAAGATGTGTCTACCAGTAGTCATGGTCTGTCTTTTGTGGCAGAAATGGCTCTTAAATCAGTTCCATCAATTAATTTCCGCCAGGCAATCAGAAATTTTGCAGGTGTGAGAGCGACATCAGATATTGATGATTTCATTATTGCAGAATCTAAAACAGCAAAAGGATTTATTAATCTCGCAGGTATTAAGTCCCCCGGCCTTACTGCGGCTCCTGCAATTGCCAGAATGGCGGTTGAACTATTGCAGACATCCGGACTGAATTTTGTAAAAAAGGAAGATTTTATAGACACCAGACATCAGATCAGGTTTAATCAACTTCCAATTGAAGAAAAAAGATTACTTATCGAAGAAAACCCTTTATATGGCAGGGTAATATGCCGGTGTGAAACTATTACTGAAGGTGAGATTGTAGATGCACTGCACTCTCCTATACCACCCAGGTCACTGGATGGTGTAAAACGCCGAGCAAATGCGGGAATGGGCCGCTGCCAGGGGGGATTTTGCGGTCCCAGGGTGCTGGAGATAATTGCACGTGAACTGAAGCTGCAGCCGGAGAAAGTACTTTTGGATAAAGAAGGTACATACATACTTACAGGTGAAACAAAAACAGGAGGTGGATGCAATGAGTGA
- a CDS encoding FAD-dependent oxidoreductase encodes MSEQVYDLIVIGGGPAGLAAAIEAHKAGLKRILIIERDQYLGGILNQCIHNGFGLHYFKEELTGPEYAGRFISMLKDSSIEVKLDTMVLEITKQKEIHAVNCKEGYQILKAKSIILAMGCRERTRGAIGIPGDRPSGIFTAGTAQRYVNIEGYMVGKRVIILGSGDIGLIMARRMTLEGAKVLACVEIMPYSGGLNRNIVQCLHDYDIPLYLSHTITNIKGKKRVEGVTISKVDENRRPIPGTEKYFDCDTILLSVGLIPENELSKSAGIEIDSRTGGTVVFENMETSVPGIFACGNVVHVHDLVDYVTAESQKAGRAAASYVLSCDMKGQEKEDKSIIQLKQEKEGSLNSSSLNINNGQDAQEIKDDKFTEKIYKQEIRILNGRGISYTVPQKLRQGNIEKNVEIFFRVNKVFGESTIQLRSENTLIAKYSRERMAPGEMERIILPLKLLEKVKDDSITIMVEEK; translated from the coding sequence ATGAGTGAACAAGTATATGATCTTATAGTAATAGGAGGAGGTCCTGCCGGCCTGGCAGCAGCTATAGAAGCACACAAAGCAGGCTTGAAACGTATTCTTATAATTGAGCGCGATCAATATTTAGGAGGTATACTCAATCAATGTATCCACAATGGTTTTGGATTACATTACTTTAAAGAAGAACTTACAGGTCCTGAATATGCTGGAAGGTTTATATCCATGCTAAAGGATTCAAGCATAGAAGTGAAGCTTGATACAATGGTACTTGAAATTACAAAGCAAAAGGAGATACACGCAGTAAACTGTAAAGAGGGATATCAAATATTAAAAGCCAAGTCAATTATTTTGGCTATGGGATGCCGGGAACGCACCAGGGGCGCAATAGGCATACCCGGAGACCGCCCCTCGGGAATATTTACAGCAGGTACTGCCCAGAGGTATGTAAATATAGAAGGATACATGGTTGGTAAACGCGTAATTATACTTGGTTCAGGCGATATAGGACTTATCATGGCAAGAAGGATGACTCTTGAAGGAGCAAAAGTACTTGCCTGTGTAGAAATCATGCCTTACTCGGGAGGATTGAACCGGAATATTGTTCAGTGTTTGCATGATTATGATATTCCGCTTTATTTATCCCATACTATTACTAACATTAAGGGTAAAAAACGAGTAGAAGGAGTAACTATATCAAAAGTAGATGAAAACAGACGGCCTATACCAGGAACTGAGAAATATTTTGATTGTGATACCATTCTTTTATCAGTAGGACTTATTCCTGAAAATGAACTTAGTAAAAGTGCAGGTATTGAAATCGATAGCCGTACAGGAGGCACTGTAGTTTTTGAAAATATGGAAACCTCTGTTCCAGGAATATTTGCATGCGGGAATGTAGTACATGTACACGATTTGGTAGATTATGTGACAGCTGAAAGCCAGAAGGCAGGCAGAGCTGCTGCGAGCTATGTTTTAAGCTGTGATATGAAGGGACAGGAAAAAGAGGATAAATCAATAATTCAGCTTAAACAGGAGAAAGAAGGCAGCCTAAATTCATCTAGTCTTAACATAAATAATGGACAAGATGCACAAGAAATAAAGGATGATAAGTTTACTGAGAAAATTTATAAGCAAGAAATCCGGATTTTAAATGGAAGAGGTATTTCATACACTGTTCCTCAAAAATTGCGGCAAGGCAATATCGAAAAGAATGTGGAAATATTTTTCCGTGTTAATAAGGTGTTTGGTGAAAGCACTATTCAGTTACGTTCTGAGAACACATTAATTGCAAAATATTCACGGGAACGCATGGCCCCCGGCGAAATGGAGCGTATTATTCTGCCTCTTAAACTGTTAGAAAAAGTTAAAGATGATAGTATTACAATTATGGTAGAGGAGAAATGA
- a CDS encoding DUF1667 domain-containing protein produces MKHLICIVCPKGCHLQVDENNNYEVRGNSCIRGEEYGKIELTNPTRTITSTIRVSGGKQRRCPVKTDRPIPKSLIFDAMKLLDGIIIAAPVHAGEKVVQDILGTGANFITTRDID; encoded by the coding sequence ATGAAGCATCTGATTTGTATTGTTTGTCCTAAAGGATGTCATCTTCAGGTAGATGAAAATAATAATTATGAAGTGAGAGGAAATTCCTGCATACGTGGAGAGGAATACGGTAAAATCGAACTTACTAATCCAACCAGAACCATTACTTCCACAATTAGGGTCTCAGGCGGAAAGCAACGTCGCTGCCCGGTTAAAACAGACAGACCAATACCCAAGAGTTTGATTTTCGATGCCATGAAACTGCTTGATGGGATAATTATAGCAGCTCCGGTTCATGCAGGAGAAAAAGTAGTTCAGGATATTTTGGGAACAGGCGCTAATTTTATTACTACAAGGGATATAGATTAG
- a CDS encoding helix-turn-helix transcriptional regulator, whose product MEHWEKISAVQRMQDYIEEHITDHISLQMLANVAKYSPWHCIRIFRELTGKTPFEYIRALRLSKAAEKLQNTGKRIIDVALDFDFDSHEGFTRAFSRQFGVTPRVYSKNAPPIKLFMPVRVRDYYLKLQKGEIKMTKDAIPKTVFVQVIERPARKLILKRGINATHYFEYCEEVGCDVWDVLTNIKEAIYEPFGMWLPENMRKPGTSTYAQGVEVSLDYSGEIPDGFDVIELQPCKMMVFQGQPYEDENFQEAISELWEVMNNYNPEIYGYQWADEDAPRIQLEPLGYRGYIEARPVREINKK is encoded by the coding sequence GTGGAACACTGGGAAAAGATAAGTGCGGTGCAACGTATGCAGGATTATATTGAGGAGCATATAACGGATCATATATCTCTTCAGATGCTGGCTAATGTAGCAAAATATTCACCATGGCACTGTATAAGAATCTTTAGGGAACTAACAGGGAAGACTCCGTTTGAATACATCAGAGCCCTTAGGTTGTCAAAGGCTGCTGAGAAACTTCAGAATACAGGCAAAAGAATAATTGATGTGGCTTTGGATTTTGACTTCGACTCACATGAAGGTTTCACAAGAGCATTTTCCAGGCAGTTTGGTGTAACGCCCCGTGTATATAGTAAAAATGCTCCTCCCATTAAGCTTTTCATGCCCGTACGTGTCCGAGATTATTACCTTAAACTTCAAAAAGGAGAGATTAAGATGACAAAAGATGCTATCCCAAAAACTGTCTTTGTGCAGGTAATTGAAAGACCTGCAAGAAAATTAATCCTTAAACGAGGGATTAATGCTACTCATTATTTTGAATATTGTGAAGAAGTAGGTTGTGACGTGTGGGATGTACTGACAAACATAAAAGAGGCTATTTATGAACCTTTTGGAATGTGGCTTCCTGAAAACATGCGAAAACCCGGTACATCAACATATGCCCAGGGTGTTGAGGTATCTTTGGATTATTCGGGAGAGATACCGGACGGATTTGATGTAATTGAATTGCAGCCGTGTAAAATGATGGTTTTTCAAGGACAGCCATATGAAGATGAGAATTTTCAAGAAGCAATAAGTGAACTATGGGAAGTGATGAATAATTATAATCCTGAGATTTATGGTTATCAATGGGCAGATGAAGATGCGCCCAGGATTCAACTTGAGCCTTTGGGGTACAGAGGATACATCGAAGCAAGGCCTGTCAGGGAGATAAATAAAAAATAG
- a CDS encoding anion transporter: MAHTRQLFLKTSNNTAHAQFITKLFINDPVFLISLILALLSCFWASPKIEYIDFKVLACLFNLMIVVKAFEELQLLDKFAVSIINRCTDSRKVSLVMILLSFFSSMVITNDISLITLVPLTLIISRKSGMNVLLTVVLQTLAANIGSSLTPIGNPQNLYIFSYYNLTASQFFASIILFAVLGLIWLCLLNFKNARLSLELSLSPIKTKDNNKICLWAVLFGVVILSVFEAVNYILVLLLTVTVTFFVNKKLFLKVDYPLLITFVCFFIFIGNISSIPAVTDFMKTNLNSFESTYFSSIILSQVISNVPCAVFLSKFSSYWRELLLGVNIGGMGTIIASLASVISYKLFIKENPECSREYIIKFSIYNIVSLALFTFINYFAIIRR, translated from the coding sequence ATGGCACATACACGGCAGCTTTTTTTGAAAACAAGTAATAACACAGCGCACGCTCAGTTTATTACCAAACTTTTTATAAATGATCCTGTATTTTTAATATCTTTGATACTGGCTTTATTAAGCTGTTTTTGGGCTTCTCCCAAAATTGAATATATAGATTTTAAAGTCCTGGCATGCTTGTTTAATCTTATGATAGTAGTGAAGGCTTTTGAGGAACTACAGCTACTGGATAAATTTGCAGTCAGTATAATAAACAGATGTACAGACAGCCGGAAAGTATCTTTGGTAATGATTTTATTAAGTTTTTTCTCTTCAATGGTTATTACTAATGATATATCACTAATTACACTGGTACCCCTGACTCTTATTATTAGCAGAAAATCTGGCATGAATGTGCTGTTAACTGTAGTTTTGCAAACCCTGGCTGCTAACATAGGAAGCAGTTTAACACCCATAGGCAATCCTCAAAATTTGTATATTTTTTCTTATTATAATCTTACTGCCTCTCAATTTTTTGCTTCTATAATTTTATTTGCTGTACTTGGGTTAATATGGCTATGCTTATTAAATTTTAAAAATGCCAGACTAAGCTTGGAATTATCCCTTAGTCCCATAAAAACCAAGGATAACAATAAGATTTGCTTATGGGCGGTACTGTTTGGAGTTGTAATACTGTCTGTTTTTGAAGCAGTAAACTACATTTTGGTTTTGTTGCTTACTGTAACAGTAACATTTTTTGTGAACAAAAAGCTATTCTTAAAAGTAGATTATCCTCTGCTGATAACATTTGTCTGCTTTTTTATTTTTATCGGAAATATATCAAGTATACCTGCTGTAACTGACTTCATGAAGACTAACCTTAACAGTTTTGAGTCAACATACTTTTCTTCTATAATACTGAGCCAGGTTATCAGTAATGTCCCATGTGCGGTTTTCCTTTCAAAATTTTCTTCTTATTGGAGGGAATTACTCCTTGGAGTGAATATAGGCGGAATGGGGACAATCATTGCTTCCCTTGCAAGTGTAATATCTTATAAGCTATTTATAAAAGAAAATCCGGAATGCAGCAGGGAATACATAATTAAATTTAGTATATACAATATTGTAAGTTTAGCTTTATTTACCTTTATTAACTACTTTGCTATAATTCGAAGGTAA
- a CDS encoding metallophosphoesterase, with protein sequence MAKLLIIITVMFIILIGYGFFEAFWIQIKVTKITDADVPPSFKNTRIVFITDIHYKENFAREQIRKVVEKVNSLNPDIILLGGDYVSYSQDHIKPCFEELARLKASIGKYGVLGNHDHRENERLTKECMRKAGIVCLDNDSLWIYKNKDRIKIGGVGDYWEDLTIIQNTIHDVDESDFVIVLSHNPDFAETLKTNKVDLVLSGHTHGGQITFFGLWSPFVPSQYGQKYRTGLVKTEHTQVLISNGVGFASNYPIRFFARPQINVIEL encoded by the coding sequence ATGGCCAAATTATTGATAATAATAACTGTGATGTTTATTATTCTTATTGGCTATGGTTTTTTTGAAGCCTTTTGGATTCAAATCAAGGTTACTAAAATAACTGATGCCGATGTTCCGCCATCTTTTAAAAATACCAGAATAGTATTCATTACAGATATTCACTATAAAGAAAACTTTGCAAGAGAACAAATAAGAAAAGTAGTTGAAAAGGTTAACAGCCTTAATCCGGATATTATTCTATTAGGCGGTGATTATGTAAGCTATAGCCAGGACCATATAAAACCTTGTTTTGAAGAATTGGCCAGATTAAAGGCTTCTATAGGGAAATATGGTGTTCTTGGCAATCACGACCATCGGGAAAATGAGAGATTAACGAAAGAATGTATGAGGAAAGCCGGAATAGTGTGTCTTGACAATGATTCCCTATGGATATATAAGAATAAGGACAGGATCAAGATAGGTGGTGTAGGAGATTACTGGGAAGACCTGACAATAATCCAAAACACCATTCACGATGTGGATGAATCAGATTTTGTAATAGTATTGTCTCATAATCCGGACTTTGCTGAGACACTGAAAACAAATAAAGTAGATTTAGTACTTAGCGGTCATACACATGGAGGGCAAATAACATTCTTTGGTCTATGGTCTCCCTTCGTACCTTCACAATATGGACAAAAGTACAGAACTGGGTTAGTGAAGACAGAACACACACAAGTCTTAATATCTAACGGTGTTGGTTTTGCAAGTAATTATCCAATAAGGTTTTTTGCACGGCCGCAGATAAATGTTATTGAGCTGTAA
- the lepB gene encoding signal peptidase I: MKLVKEILDWTCHILIAFVMALVIVVFVIQPTQVEGQSMEPTLHDKDRIIINKLSHHLKKDINYGDIVIIDSRIDRKRTLKDDIIDALKYNLITYKLFDNSYESRIYWVKRVIAKEGDVLDYKDNNLYLNGILMEENYVKDLMMYFPEGKIKVPEGHVFVMGDNRNNSTDSRHIGFIPIDHIVGTLFIKF; this comes from the coding sequence ATGAAATTAGTAAAAGAAATACTGGACTGGACATGTCATATATTAATTGCCTTTGTAATGGCTTTAGTAATTGTAGTATTTGTTATACAGCCCACACAGGTGGAAGGGCAGTCAATGGAACCGACCTTGCATGACAAAGACAGGATTATAATTAACAAGCTATCCCATCACTTAAAAAAAGATATCAATTATGGGGACATTGTAATAATTGACAGCAGAATTGACAGGAAAAGAACTCTAAAGGACGATATTATTGATGCATTGAAATATAATTTAATAACTTACAAGCTTTTTGATAATTCTTATGAATCTAGAATATACTGGGTGAAAAGAGTAATTGCAAAAGAAGGAGATGTACTTGATTATAAAGACAATAACCTATACTTAAATGGTATACTTATGGAAGAAAACTATGTGAAGGATTTGATGATGTATTTTCCTGAAGGGAAAATAAAAGTACCTGAAGGACATGTTTTTGTAATGGGAGATAACAGAAATAATAGTACTGACAGCAGGCACATTGGATTTATACCCATTGACCATATTGTAGGGACACTGTTTATAAAGTTTTAG
- a CDS encoding peptidoglycan-binding protein, giving the protein MANIYVYNNRTNSMEYYVLGETDAMPYNVGRTLTVGEFRGSSRANTLWTTRRAMEAFNTTRSLWGRPIYVGYAFKRIWEGGHAAMSQHYAGVAFDVGQNLDNNTRNQLRNTAIQSGVWTYVEPAYLTPTWVHFDARQSPPACAAGGYPLIRTGSVGVYVLVLQDALNALGFSGSGLDGYFGPGTRNAVINFQRSMGLTQDGIVGCNTWEALTEAAVSIGRTPTVVNP; this is encoded by the coding sequence ATGGCAAATATTTATGTATATAATAACCGGACTAACAGCATGGAGTATTATGTTCTTGGGGAAACTGATGCAATGCCCTATAACGTTGGAAGAACACTGACTGTCGGTGAATTCAGGGGAAGCTCCAGGGCTAACACTTTATGGACAACCAGACGGGCAATGGAAGCCTTCAATACTACAAGAAGCCTATGGGGACGTCCCATATATGTGGGATATGCCTTCAAGCGTATATGGGAGGGCGGCCATGCAGCTATGTCACAGCATTATGCAGGAGTAGCTTTCGATGTTGGCCAGAATTTAGACAACAATACAAGAAATCAGCTTCGGAATACTGCAATACAATCAGGAGTATGGACTTATGTAGAACCAGCATATCTGACACCAACCTGGGTACATTTTGATGCCCGCCAGAGCCCTCCGGCCTGCGCTGCAGGAGGTTATCCACTTATACGAACAGGAAGTGTAGGCGTTTATGTACTTGTACTGCAGGATGCACTTAATGCTCTGGGTTTTTCTGGTTCAGGACTTGATGGATATTTTGGACCAGGAACACGGAATGCCGTAATTAACTTTCAGCGTTCAATGGGACTTACTCAGGATGGCATTGTGGGTTGTAATACATGGGAAGCTCTTACAGAAGCTGCAGTATCAATCGGACGTACACCTACAGTAGTTAATCCTTAG
- a CDS encoding shikimate kinase: MKNIVLIGMPASGKSTIGVILAKTMGMDFVDTDLLIQKKENKLLQDIITEKGIDSFIQIEEEIILELNCNNHVVATGGSVIYSHKAMEHLKQNGILVYLNTSYDEIKRRLTNITSRGIVFGKEQDLQGLFNERTPLYEKYADIILDCTGKEVEEIVNLIKDKLS, translated from the coding sequence ATGAAAAACATAGTTTTAATAGGAATGCCGGCATCAGGAAAGAGTACAATTGGCGTTATTCTTGCAAAAACAATGGGCATGGACTTCGTTGATACAGATTTGCTGATTCAGAAGAAAGAAAACAAATTATTGCAAGATATTATTACAGAAAAAGGTATTGACAGTTTTATTCAGATAGAAGAGGAAATAATATTAGAGCTTAATTGCAACAATCATGTTGTTGCAACCGGAGGAAGCGTTATATACAGCCATAAAGCAATGGAGCACCTTAAACAAAATGGAATTTTAGTATATTTAAATACCAGCTATGATGAAATAAAAAGAAGACTTACAAACATTACTTCAAGAGGTATTGTTTTTGGGAAAGAACAGGATTTACAGGGCTTATTTAATGAAAGAACACCTTTATACGAAAAATATGCAGATATTATATTAGATTGTACTGGTAAAGAAGTAGAAGAAATAGTCAATTTAATAAAGGATAAATTATCTTAA
- the secA gene encoding preprotein translocase subunit SecA, with protein sequence MLKIIEKIFGSYSDREIKKIIPIVDRIEALEESVKALSDDQLRGKTGEFKDRLAKGETLDDILPEAFAVVREASRRVLGMRHFRVQLIGGIVLHQGRIAEMKTGEGKTLVATLPVYLNALEGKGVHVVTVNDYLATRDSEWMGKIYKFLGLSVGLIVHGLDSVQRKRAYNSDVTYGTNNEFGFDYLRDNMVIYKEDIVQRELNYAIVDEVDSILIDEARTPLIISGAGDKSTDLYKKADAFVRRLKARVFTQLDNKQDIDDEIEEDYIVDEKAHTATLTAKGVKKAEQFFGIENLSDPENLTISHHINQALKAHGLMKKDRDYVEKDGEIIIVDEFTGRLMYGRRYSDGLHQAIEAKEGVKVERESKTLATITFQNYFRMYKKLAGMTGTAQTEENEFRTIYNLDVVVIPTNKPMIRKDYPDCVYKTEMGKFNAVINEIADCYSRGQPVLIGTISIEKSELLSSMLKKRGISHQVLNAKYHEKEAEIIAQAGKYKAVTIATNMAGRGTDIVLGGNPEFMAKQEMRKKGYSDELINKATGFEETNDEIILEARRTFRNIYETFKKETDAERKKVVELGGLHIIGTERHESRRIDNQLRGRSGRQGDPGSSRFYISLEDDLMRLFGSDRLTGIVDALGLEEDQPIEHKMLSNAIENAQKRVEGKNFDIRKHVLEYDDVMNKQREIIYSQRKSVLNGDNLKDNYIKMIEGVVERIISTYCSESPYPDNWDWNGIIEYAENILLPKGTLKVNRENMEDITKESLKETILSNALKAYEAREQELTPELMREFERVVLLRMVDEKWMDHIDAMDQLRQGIGLRAYGQRDPVIEYKFEGFEMFEEMIRNIQEDSLKILLKSRIDKERAVKREKVAEPVTASHGDEVRKPVTRSSEKVGRNDPCPCGSGKKYKKCCGANN encoded by the coding sequence ATGCTTAAAATAATAGAAAAAATATTTGGCAGTTATAGTGACAGAGAAATAAAGAAAATAATTCCCATAGTGGATAGAATAGAAGCTCTCGAAGAAAGTGTAAAAGCTTTGAGCGATGATCAGCTAAGAGGGAAGACAGGTGAATTTAAAGATAGGCTTGCTAAAGGTGAAACCCTTGATGATATTCTTCCCGAAGCATTTGCTGTAGTCAGGGAAGCTTCCAGAAGAGTACTGGGAATGAGACATTTTAGAGTTCAATTAATTGGAGGAATAGTACTCCATCAAGGCAGGATTGCCGAGATGAAAACCGGTGAAGGAAAGACCTTGGTAGCCACACTCCCAGTTTACCTTAATGCGCTGGAAGGCAAGGGAGTTCATGTTGTGACGGTTAATGACTACCTGGCAACCCGTGACAGCGAGTGGATGGGTAAAATATATAAGTTTTTAGGGCTTTCTGTTGGTTTGATTGTTCATGGCCTTGACAGTGTGCAAAGGAAAAGAGCATATAATAGTGATGTTACTTATGGAACAAATAACGAATTTGGATTTGACTATTTAAGAGACAACATGGTCATTTATAAAGAAGATATAGTTCAAAGGGAATTGAATTATGCAATAGTTGACGAGGTTGATAGTATCCTTATTGATGAAGCAAGAACACCTCTAATTATTTCAGGAGCTGGTGATAAATCCACAGATTTATATAAAAAGGCAGATGCATTTGTAAGAAGGCTCAAAGCAAGAGTGTTTACCCAGTTAGACAATAAACAGGATATAGATGACGAAATTGAAGAAGACTACATTGTTGATGAAAAGGCTCATACCGCTACACTGACGGCTAAAGGCGTAAAAAAAGCCGAACAGTTTTTTGGTATAGAAAATCTTTCAGATCCCGAGAATCTTACAATTTCCCATCATATTAACCAGGCATTGAAAGCTCATGGTTTAATGAAAAAAGACAGGGATTATGTGGAAAAAGATGGAGAAATAATTATCGTTGATGAATTTACAGGTAGGTTAATGTATGGCAGAAGATACAGTGACGGCCTTCATCAGGCAATAGAAGCTAAGGAAGGGGTAAAGGTTGAACGTGAAAGTAAAACCTTGGCTACTATTACTTTCCAAAACTATTTCAGAATGTATAAAAAACTGGCAGGTATGACAGGAACCGCTCAAACTGAGGAAAATGAATTCAGAACAATTTATAATCTTGATGTAGTTGTTATTCCCACGAATAAGCCCATGATACGTAAGGATTATCCTGATTGTGTCTATAAAACCGAGATGGGAAAATTCAACGCGGTCATCAACGAAATAGCCGACTGTTATTCCAGGGGACAGCCGGTTCTTATAGGTACAATATCCATTGAAAAATCAGAGTTGTTAAGTTCCATGCTTAAAAAGCGTGGAATAAGCCACCAGGTTCTTAATGCAAAATACCATGAAAAGGAAGCTGAGATAATAGCTCAGGCTGGAAAATATAAAGCAGTTACCATCGCAACAAATATGGCTGGAAGAGGAACGGATATTGTTCTTGGTGGGAATCCTGAATTTATGGCTAAACAGGAGATGAGGAAAAAGGGTTATTCAGATGAATTAATAAATAAAGCTACAGGGTTTGAAGAAACCAATGATGAAATAATTCTTGAAGCCAGAAGAACTTTCCGAAATATATATGAAACTTTTAAAAAGGAAACAGATGCTGAAAGAAAAAAAGTAGTGGAACTTGGAGGCCTTCATATTATTGGTACTGAAAGGCATGAATCCAGACGTATTGATAATCAGCTCCGCGGCAGATCCGGACGTCAGGGTGACCCGGGTTCTTCAAGGTTTTATATTTCCCTTGAAGACGATTTAATGAGATTATTCGGCAGCGACAGGTTGACAGGAATTGTTGATGCCCTTGGGCTGGAGGAGGATCAGCCCATTGAGCATAAGATGCTTTCCAATGCTATAGAAAATGCACAAAAAAGAGTTGAAGGCAAGAATTTTGATATAAGGAAGCATGTGCTTGAATATGATGATGTAATGAACAAGCAAAGGGAGATAATATACTCCCAAAGGAAATCTGTTCTTAATGGAGATAACTTAAAAGACAATTATATAAAAATGATAGAAGGTGTGGTAGAGAGGATTATATCCACTTACTGCAGTGAAAGTCCATATCCGGACAACTGGGATTGGAACGGCATTATAGAATATGCTGAGAATATATTATTGCCCAAGGGAACTCTTAAGGTAAACAGAGAGAATATGGAAGATATAACTAAAGAATCTCTCAAAGAAACCATACTCAGTAATGCATTGAAGGCATACGAGGCAAGAGAACAGGAGCTTACACCTGAATTAATGAGGGAATTTGAGAGAGTGGTTCTATTGCGTATGGTCGATGAAAAATGGATGGATCATATTGATGCAATGGATCAGTTAAGGCAAGGCATCGGCCTTAGGGCTTATGGCCAGAGGGATCCGGTTATAGAATATAAATTTGAAGGGTTTGAGATGTTTGAGGAAATGATAAGGAACATCCAGGAGGATTCACTGAAGATACTTCTTAAGTCAAGGATAGATAAGGAAAGGGCTGTCAAGAGGGAAAAGGTTGCAGAACCGGTTACTGCCAGCCATGGGGATGAGGTAAGAAAACCAGTAACCAGATCCAGCGAGAAAGTTGGAAGAAATGATCCCTGTCCCTGCGGAAGTGGCAAAAAATATAAAAAATGTTGCGGTGCTAATAATTAA